One genomic window of Indioceanicola profundi includes the following:
- the trxA gene encoding thioredoxin TrxA, with amino-acid sequence MSTTKVTDSSFEADVLKAEGPVLIDFWAEWCGPCKMIGPALEEISEELAGKVTVAKINIDENPMVPGKYGVRGIPTLMLFKGGQVAATKVGALPKQQLKSWIEQSL; translated from the coding sequence ATGAGCACCACCAAGGTGACCGACTCCAGCTTCGAAGCCGACGTTCTGAAGGCCGAGGGTCCGGTCCTGATCGACTTCTGGGCGGAATGGTGCGGCCCCTGTAAGATGATCGGCCCGGCGCTGGAGGAAATCTCCGAGGAGCTGGCCGGCAAGGTGACCGTCGCTAAGATCAATATCGACGAGAATCCGATGGTCCCGGGCAAGTACGGCGTCCGCGGCATCCCGACCCTGATGCTGTTCAAGGGCGGTCAGGTCGCCGCCACGAAGGTCGGCGCCCTGCCGAAGCAGCAGCTCAAGAGCTGGATCGAGCAGTCGCTCTGA